The Culex pipiens pallens isolate TS chromosome 2, TS_CPP_V2, whole genome shotgun sequence DNA window acgtattttggtttgaatttttacacacgtttttcaatgctgtttgttcaacgatatacatctgttctctgtgctagcactgccgctcgaagctagtccggctcatatgtatttttgtcaaaaataagaTAAACTTAACAAAAGTATTAATTTTACATGTACTTATAACCTATTGAATAAAAAGGTAATGACAATTCCAAACTAaatataactttaaaatttttaataaaggCACGGTAAGTCAGCATCTCATGGGAAATTATTCAAATCACACTAAATAACCCTGGTCCAAaccatatcttgacttttttttgataaggtccgataaacaaaagtaaacattgagtatatcccgcttactccgatggactttgacataaggtgtgaaagggatacactcaatgtttacatttgtttataggaccttatcaaaaaaaagtcaagatatgcttgttttatttcattcacAAGGAACAACTATAGTATACGGATAGAAAAAAAGGTGCAAGtagttatgttacacatgaccagtacgACAAAGaacgggaccatccacaaaccacgtggaaatcccaacccaatacagtccagactcgattatccgaagcctcgattatccgaagtttcgattatccgaagttcgattatccgatggtttgtatgggacttcgtgattcgattaggggagatgggggtaagacggccaccctaagggagaagtctaataaaatttacacaacagattattttgatctcaaattacgtacatattgttctactacttGTCCATTAtggaaatgacataaattagttggcctaaaaaccaattttcaacacttttcagcaattttaaaaaaataattgaaatcgtatatatatgaaatacgcggggtaagacggccacccatgtggggtaagacggccagtgctataaattaacttaataactttgctaaatccacccaaacacctacatggttggttcaacagacttctctgaacattttaactattttggttgaaaaaaatcaggtttcaaatgtgaagaaaaatgctgtttaaaaaatttcatattttggctcagtgaatttcatattattgcgaccacattttatgaaaaactataaatttttactacaaaacaaacacaattttatacaaaaacaaattagtttgtgtatttcgattagaataagtaaatcaaaattatgtaaacaatattaaattagcgatttttatgaagagtttgataggatttcatactattcaatgagttttgctatatcacagtaaagaatgctgtcgaaacggtagttaacagcattttgattaaaagtggatagttttattgaaaatgcttttacattatctacaaatatgtcttaatagtcaaaaaccgtcaaaaatataacctatatcaaataaaatctacaaattacgggtggccgtcttacccccggaggaggtggccttcttgcccccaaataaatattttttttaaacattttttgtaaacagttcatcgcattttttgaactttttcgagggacataatctagggaaaacttcaatttaacatgaaaaaatatttgtagacaggaaaacatatttttatttaacaaaaatgcctaagttgtaattcatgaaaattacatccagtttcaagttcaaaaattatttgtttattttgagctatttttatactatttcaaacaatatttctggcaaaggtgactccatatgcattatttagcatgaggaaccagtattgctaaacattttagtaatattcattagtatacttagtaaaacagtggggtggccgtcttattcccgcctggccgtcttacccccagctcccctacgaacaattttttttcgtatttttctttttcttgttttaaacatcaaattcgagttctgctaccccattttagtaaaatttgaatagttgatgcttattaaataatagaatgcattttttcaatatttcgtcaccgccatgttggccgccatcttggattaaaaaaaagtaaatcactttagcgtagtttaggggctcGACAATCgaaaataagacagcgaaatttttttttttttcgtaattcgataatccgaagtttcgattatccgaagtgaaatttttccgaggcctacggataatcgagtctggactgtataaatatatttatttaccTATATAAATAgtcttattttaaatataaaacttaGCAAGACTAAAAAAACTTAATGAATACTCAAAAAAGCTGCGATTCAGATTCTTTCAGCCAGCATATGTATGTCTCCAATAGAGCacccgtcgagcagttttttacAGTTCGCtccatcgagaaattaaaagtgagagtgtgtgcaacatggagttaaactttctgtgcagttgctgtgaaggttcccatggcacttcgaaaagtttaactccatgttgcacgtacacactctcacttttaatttctcgataaggaatacattgttgaaaaaagcaaaaactgctcgataGCAGGTGCTCCATtgcaatggagcatttccattcgagcagtttttgcttttttctacaatgtatttcttatggagcgaactgtcaaaaactgctcgactgcgggttcTCCATTAGACTGTCTGCAGcgcgaagttttataattgtttcaaattgcgagcagttttaaatttttagaactgacggaaatgaaactagaacacggtgctcgcaacgcgctgatctaaatgttgtttcaaaaaaatgcttttaattgtgtgcgtatgattatcaacacagcatcatagtgtgtgtgtaagaatacgtggatatctctatacatctgattttttttgaaactgagttctattccagttccaaatcgtctcacgtttgaaacaaactcgtcgagcagttttattccggtttcaaaatactgctcgaaaaataaaactgcaactccgcgttgcgggtggtctgtttcagttctatttgaaaaatgaaacagctagaacaaagtagaaCCGCGTTGCAACCAGTCTAACAAATCAAAACTGAAGAAGCAATTATTGAAAATGTTGGGAAATTTAgtaggggcgccaaattgatgcttcacCATGGGCGCCGTGAATCCAAAGTACGGCTCAGCATAGCCTAATgtcttaaaacaataactttggACATAATTGTTGGcaaaagtaagtaaatctttccctgttcctgaggggaacacccgtgaagagtatcggggccggcatttacaaagcggattcagtgacagtttattaatcaacttaatgttaacatgttaaggttaatgttaacattccataggttgtcttcctaaggtgtcttgataaggtccagtttgtgacgatacactaccttccctttactaagcaatcgaatccagaagggaaaagatcaccagttgtgttggtccgagccgggatttgaaccccgatctaccgcttacgaggcggaagcgttaccactgggctacgtagCTCGGTCAATTGTCGGGTCCCAAAAAAGTCAATTGTAGGGTCCCAAAAAAGTACATAcgtcgggattcaaacccagcactctCAGAAAATACTGGCGACTTAGTCCGCTCGGTTAACatagcagacaaacgtcaaaaaaccaaaacaaaccgaaattaccgaggggttaatggatgtaaacgcatgttcaataatttaaaaaaaaacttttttcaacttttatgtaacttcaagtcacaattagataaatatgaaaagtaagcattgtaaataaatgtgagtaaaatttattttatattttatttgcaaaatattatgcatcggtggtcccctcgttatttttcgttcagcccagttagcgagcagcattcggtgactgagctacgttctcagcccagttaccgaacatgtACTGTATACTTCTTCAAAGAATTGAAGTGAACTAATTATTCAATTAAGTGCCTgtgtttagggaccatccataaaccacgtggacacttttttgggaatcttgacccccccccccccccccatcgtggacaattttccatataaaaaaaaatcatttttgtatgaagagtggacaatcgccatacaaacccccacccccccctaaagtgtccacgtggtttatggatggtcccttacttgGGAGCACCTTTTTCAGGAAATGCTTGTTTCTCtcataattaaaaatacttaaataaaaattatattcaaTACAACATTTATTAATCGCAAATCACCCCCAGTAACTCCCTCACTCTTCCCCGTCCTCAAACTCATTCACCGCGAAGCAAACCGGCTGACAGTCCAGCGTCCGCAGGTTCACTACCGCAATGGTGTGCGTATCGGCAAACGAAGGAACGCAAACCAGTCGCGTTCGCTGCCCCTCCGGTCCTTCCCACAGTTTCGTCCCAAACTCGGCCACGTTTCCTGCAAAGTACACGTGAGGACACTCGGAGACGATGAACGGATCTTGCTGGTAGTACGGATAGCAGGGCAGCGTGTCGGGCGCAGTTGGAGCTAGGTGACTCCAGATGAGAGTGCTCTCGAGTGCTTCGAGGGGGGATTCGATTTTGGAGTAGCGGGCAATATCGTGCACGTTCTGGCCGGAAGTTCCCACGATTGAGCGGCCGGCCATTTCGAATGCGTACGGATTTGGGACGCCTCGGAAGCTCTGGAATGGGATTGCGCGTGGGAACATACACTGATGCATCGGTTGTTGGGGGAGCATGTGGTTTGAGGGATCAAACTCGCCCGGCATTAGATCGACATTAACGGACTGGGCCAGGTTGTGCACGAACGAGTCCACCGATTTGACGGCGTTGAGCAGATCTGTGGAATCGTTGGCGGGGCGGTTGTGGAGCGAGCTTTTCGGTTTAGATGACGCCTTGATTGAGTTGCCGGCGATGATGACGCGAACCACGCTGGACGCTTCCCAATCGCGGGACTGGCCGAACCCTTCCAAGTTACCGAACAGCCACTGCTGCAGCAGCTCCATCGAGAGCGACATGTCGTTGGGGGAGCTCTGATTCAGTCCGGATATGAGGACGATTAGTGGGGAGCTCTCCAGCGATTTGAGCGGCTTTTGAGGACCGGCTTCGTAGAACAGGTATTCTTCGACGTGAAAGCGACCGTCACCGTCTTCATAGCCTGTGCGAGGAAGTTAGAAAAGAAGGTTAGAAGGTTAAACATACACAATTTTCCCGTTAATTAATTGTGGTGCTGTCCATATTTACAGTGCTTCTTCCTTAAAAAATGACTTATTCTAGAATGTGTAAAATCATTATCAGGCTAGAATAAGTTACACACAACAAGATGATTataatatgtttttaatttggatTTCCAATTTGATTTGTAAAacgttgtttaaattttaaataattttgagttttccaaaacaaaagtgtaaaaatgtgttaaaatgattaaataaaCGAACATAAGAAGCATCCCAAGCAAACAACACCAACTTCACTTACTGTCTTTTCCtgagttttcaagttttcatgaTTCAAGACAAAGATTTTTCGTAATGTTTCGAGCATGCATAACAGGGAAAAGAAAACAATTATTTCGGTAAACTGTTCTCTTTAGCTTTCGCTCTAGTCATATCTTAAAGGGGATTCTAAACTAGTCCGAAAGGCCTTACCTCGCACGGCGCACACCACCCCCGTCACCACCGAGTGCACGTCCAGCTTGCCAAATAGTCGAATCCGCTGCAAAGCGTCCTCCAGGATCAGAATGTCCGCATCGTCGGTGTAGTGCGACCGCGGTGGCTGCGGCGCTAGCTGGTTCTCCTCGGAAATCTCCCTCAGGATGCTCGGCTTAAGCTCCTGGTGCTTGAACAACGTCCCGATGAGCACGCACTGCTCCGGATTGTCCTCCTTCAGGTCGGCCAGCTGTTTGACGGGATACTTGGAACCTGGAAAGCATCGTTCACTGATAAAACTCCACCCCATTAAACAAGATCTAAATCCAAACTCACCCCACTTTTGCTCCACCCGGACCTTCATGAGGCGGACCATCTCCTCCAGCCGGGTCGCGTAGATGTGGGCAAACTGCTTAAAGTCCTTCGTCTTGAAGTGGAACTTGTCCGACCGGTACTGGTACGGCACCTGCAGCCGCTTGAACTCGCCGCCCTCCGGTTTGGCTCCGGTAAAGTTTTTGTCCTCTGGAAACAGCATGATGAAGCAAACGGAACTCTCCGATTCGGGAGATCTGAATCTGGACTGCGTGAAATGCGTGAAATAAACAACAAACAGCTGTCAATGTGCGGGGCGAACGCGCCTAAAAATAAGCACGACGCCAGTTTAGAGCTTTTGTGGCAGGGTTGCCAAAGTTACTgcgatgtttttttgtttttttttatttcgatgccaacatttcaaaaagcatcattaggattagtgaaatttcacgatttcgcggacagcgtgaaatccgcgaaatttggctttttccgcgaaatcccgtgaaattttatgtttgtgtgaaaatgtaacgatttttctcaaaataatttatcaaactcaaaaagaaatctcgattaaattttcaaaaggccctatctgcataggaaacccatgagggataggttgttttgaaaatttaatctagaaatgaaaataatcatatcttgacttttttttgataaggtcctataaacaaatgtaaacattgagtgtatccctttcacaccttatgtcaaattccatcggagtaagcgggatacactcaatgtttacttttgtttataggaccttatcaaaaaaaagtcaagatatgaaCTACCCAAGTGACCATTCAGCACTACACTGAAcaaaacttacacagctcaacgaagtgttctacacatgatctggccctgctgtacagagcactcaaatatcaatcgcaaaacacttgaaatttcggtgatttGCCCGAGGGGGATGACACTTCCACGTTGACCGAGCGATAAAGATTCCTTTGCTAACCTTTTCAGCGTTCACTTTTACCTTTCCGCTTTTTCATGCTTTAACTTGCGATAACCGCGTTAACTCGCTTTTTCGTTTACCTTCCCTGTTAGACTGGAGTCCCGCGGTCGTGCGAGTCGAAGCGTTATCTACTCGAAATCGATCTTGTCCTGCCATTTTCGAGCGTTTGTCCTGCGTTTGATCGGCGTACAGAAAACTAGGTAGGCGGTGATAAAATTTATGACAGATCATTGATTTTTACTAAGTGGAGCCTTTAACAGTTTTTCTTTTCaccaaattcattaaattttatttaaaatgatacTAGTGGGAACAagtcaaacaaaaatgtttttccctGGACGGAATCCGGCCGCGGTGGACAAATTGATCTCTCCGTAGGAACCACCAGGGAACTTTAATAAGCGTGGATTCGGCCATCATCAGGGATAAGCAGCTGTCAGTCAATTAGGTGATGCGGTGGAGAAAGaggtaaattcttaatttgcttgtttttcttcttttcat harbors:
- the LOC120428425 gene encoding DNA polymerase delta subunit 2 produces the protein MLFPEDKNFTGAKPEGGEFKRLQVPYQYRSDKFHFKTKDFKQFAHIYATRLEEMVRLMKVRVEQKWGSKYPVKQLADLKEDNPEQCVLIGTLFKHQELKPSILREISEENQLAPQPPRSHYTDDADILILEDALQRIRLFGKLDVHSVVTGVVCAVRGYEDGDGRFHVEEYLFYEAGPQKPLKSLESSPLIVLISGLNQSSPNDMSLSMELLQQWLFGNLEGFGQSRDWEASSVVRVIIAGNSIKASSKPKSSLHNRPANDSTDLLNAVKSVDSFVHNLAQSVNVDLMPGEFDPSNHMLPQQPMHQCMFPRAIPFQSFRGVPNPYAFEMAGRSIVGTSGQNVHDIARYSKIESPLEALESTLIWSHLAPTAPDTLPCYPYYQQDPFIVSECPHVYFAGNVAEFGTKLWEGPEGQRTRLVCVPSFADTHTIAVVNLRTLDCQPVCFAVNEFEDGEE